The following proteins are co-located in the Polystyrenella longa genome:
- a CDS encoding type IV pilus modification PilV family protein — protein MKRTEVRMQNTRGGFSLMEVLIASSILIGSLVVLDQLANLGRISARSSESMVTAQLFCEQKMNLMLSGMEAMESTDDTVWEDNEDWHYAVETEPDEKLPLTKLTIRVWQDEEKFLRPQRFQLVRWIMSTSSSESGDGEEITDSYLSELDN, from the coding sequence ATGAAACGCACAGAAGTTCGAATGCAGAACACTCGGGGGGGATTTTCCCTGATGGAAGTTCTGATCGCTTCGTCGATTCTGATCGGTAGTCTGGTCGTGCTCGACCAGCTTGCGAACCTGGGACGAATCAGCGCCCGCTCTTCTGAATCGATGGTGACAGCCCAGCTATTCTGTGAGCAGAAAATGAATCTCATGCTCAGCGGTATGGAAGCGATGGAGTCGACGGACGATACGGTCTGGGAGGACAATGAAGATTGGCACTATGCCGTCGAAACAGAACCCGACGAAAAACTTCCTCTCACGAAGTTGACGATCAGAGTCTGGCAGGACGAAGAAAAGTTTCTACGACCTCAACGGTTCCAATTAGTGCGCTGGATTATGTCTACTTCTTCGAGCGAGTCAGGCGACGGAGAAGAGATCACCGACAGTTATCTCAGCGAACTCGATAATTGA
- a CDS encoding pilus assembly FimT family protein gives MSERNEVIEKSTNSRKGFTLIEVLVVLSLIIVVSTLAWPSLRTTLQRTELESAAKQVSHELSQIRLKAIESGVAQKFRFQPGKGIYEITPCPAGLLELHQEMKEESDLLSDSSSEMETDTSVSPYGEELSSSFEEEPLLGRDDEEELTLAELPPGIAFSGLKRRRRSIEEETTQDVKEVWMDDDGWSRPVIFFPNGQSTGGQIFLEQNPNYSIDLQLRSLTGEASVGRIHKLSPEEAQNGDPADSEDLLDGGNSSQEINLPAE, from the coding sequence GTGTCGGAGCGAAACGAAGTAATTGAGAAATCGACGAACAGCAGAAAGGGCTTCACGTTAATTGAAGTCCTTGTGGTGTTATCGTTAATTATTGTCGTTTCCACTTTGGCATGGCCCTCTTTGCGTACGACGTTACAGCGAACTGAATTGGAGTCAGCGGCAAAACAGGTGAGTCATGAGCTTTCTCAGATTCGCTTGAAAGCGATCGAGTCCGGTGTCGCTCAGAAATTCCGCTTTCAACCGGGTAAGGGGATCTACGAGATTACTCCCTGCCCGGCTGGATTGCTGGAACTGCATCAAGAGATGAAGGAAGAGTCGGACTTGCTTTCAGATTCTTCTTCGGAGATGGAAACTGATACTTCCGTTTCTCCTTATGGAGAAGAGCTCTCCTCCTCATTCGAGGAAGAGCCCCTGTTGGGGCGCGACGATGAGGAAGAATTGACGTTGGCCGAATTGCCTCCCGGAATTGCTTTTTCTGGTTTGAAGCGACGTCGTCGTTCAATCGAAGAGGAAACGACTCAGGACGTTAAAGAAGTCTGGATGGATGACGATGGTTGGTCGCGACCGGTCATCTTTTTCCCCAATGGTCAAAGTACGGGAGGCCAGATATTTCTGGAACAGAATCCCAATTATTCCATCGACCTGCAATTACGAAGTCTGACGGGCGAGGCATCGGTTGGGCGAATTCACAAGCTTAGTCCGGAAGAAGCGCAAAACGGCGATCCCGCAGACAGTGAAGACTTGCTGGACGGAGGAAATTCCTCTCAAGAGATCAACTTGCCAGCGGAGTAA